The window CCGAAGGTCAGGGGGTGCGCCTCGCCGGCACGGTCGGAGCGCTCGATGCCTTTTTGGATAATTTCCCAGGCCTCGGCCGCGTACCCGCGCATCAAAAGATTCCAAGAGAGGTCCGCCGTCCCGGTCAGGAAATCCATGTTTTCCAACAAAGCCCCCTTATCGGCGAGGAGCTGTCGCATCTTTTTTTCGGCGATCAGGGTTTCGCCGAGGAAATGGAGACCGATCGCGGCGAACAAGCGGCCCCGCGCCCCGCTGATGGGGTCATGAAGGATTTCGGCGGTCTCGATGGCTCGCCGGCCGGCGAAGCGACAGAGACGGGACAACCCCAGGGAACCGGTTGTCCCGGTCACCATGGAATAATGAGCGACTCTTTCCGAGCACAATCCCAGGCGGCGAATCATCGGCCAGTTTTCCCAAATCGACTGCAGCATGGTCAAAGGGTCAATGTTGAAATAGGAAGTGAAAACCAAGTGTTCGTGAAGTTTAACCATCAATCGCCAACGGGTGTATTGCTGGGGCGGCGCGATGGAGGTCGCGGCGAGCTCACGGAGAAGGCCCCACGCTCCCCGAAGCAGGGATATCAGCACTCCCAGAGGGCCGGGGCGGGGGGGAGTCGTCCCGAGGGCCTTGAACCCGCGCTCAATTTCCAACCGGGAGGCTCGGGTATCCAAGCGGCCCAAGGCGATTTTGGCCAGGCCGTAACGGACGCGGGCCGCTTCGGTGCCTTCGGCGCCTCCGACCAGGGCGGCCTTAAAACAAATGTCGGCCTCTTCCGTCCGACCGGTGGCGGCGAGCGCTTCGGCGTGGGCCCGGTCAAAGGCGGGTTCGGGTTTTTTGCCGGCGGCCCGCATCGCCTCCTTGGCCCGTTCAAAAAAAACGAGAGCGCGTTCGAAGGCATATTCCCGGATGGCGGCCTCGGCGGCCGCCCGGTTCGACGCCTCGGTTCGGGGGTATTCCCCATCGCCCCAATAAAGGTGTTCCGCCAGGGCGTAGAGATCCGTTCCCTCCCGCGGGGACCGTTCCAGTATGTCGGCGATTTTTCGGTGAAGACGTTTCTTCGCGTGGGACGCGAGGCCGCTGAGCAACGCCTCGCGCACGCGATCGTGGGCGAACGTCCAATCGCCGTAGGTCTCGGGTTCCACCAAATGGACCCGGCGGGCTTCTTCCAGGGCGGCGTTGACTTGGGAGGGGTCCACCCCGCACAACGCCGGCAACCAACGGACAGGGAAACGATTCCCCACGACCGCGGCGGCGGAAAGGATCGCGCTGGTCCCGGGTCCCAGATCCGTGATGCGCGACAACACCAGGTCCAATATGTTGGACGGCAACCGCGGGAGCCCTCTCCGGACTGTGTCCATCACCCAGCGGCCCCAGTCGAGGCGGAGGGCCCCGGTGTCCATCATGGACTGGAGAATTTCGTTCAACACAAAAGGATTCCCCTCGCACCGTTCCGTCACAAAGGCGACCACGCCGGGATCGGTCCCTTCCCCCCCCAGGAAAGAACGGGTCAATTGCTCAATCGCCTCTTGATTGAACGGCGCGAGCCTGATTTCATCCGGTGCGCTGTTGACGAACACCTGGCCCGCGGCGCCCGGCTCGCCCTCCCGCCGTGTGGCCACCACAAGGAGGGGGGCCCGGCGTAAATGGGGCAACAACCGTTCGAGCACCTTGGCGGAGGCGTCGTCCAAACAATGCACGTCTTCTATGACCAAAGCGGCCCGGCCGACGCCCCGGGCGAGGCGAAGGAAAAATTCGCTCACAATATCGAAAAACTGATCCGAAACGGGGGGCCGTGCCTGACCGCGGTCCTGAAGAATCCGCGCCAGGCGGGGCGAAAAGGTTCGCAGGACCGCGCCGGTGTCGCCGGCCGCCTCGCGGACCCGTTCGTCCGCACGCTGCCGCCATTCCCCGCCAAGGCGTTCGTTTCGAACCAACCAATCTTCCACCGCCTGGCGGAGCGGGCCCAGGGGCGTGGTGTCGGACGGCGCGCACTTTCCGTAAAGCAGGAGTTCGTTCACGTCCGGGGGCCGCAGGAACCACTCGCGCACGAGGCGGCTTTTTCCCGACCCCGCGGGCCCACGCACGAGCAGAACGCGGCCCTGCCCCTCCGCGACCTCTCCCCACAGCCGTTGCAAAAGTTCGTGTTCCTGTTCCCGCCCGATCAGGGGGAAACTGATCACGGTGGGATTTTTGTCCCTGTGGGTGGAAGGGAGGAACAGGCCGGGGGCGTCCGGGTGCAAGACGACTTCGAGATCCGCCGCCACGGCGTCGGAGGTTTGGTAGCGATCGTCGGGGTCTTTGGCCAGCAACCCCTTAAGGATGTGTGGAAACACCGGCCCGACATCGGCCCGGAGCGAGCGGATGTCGGGGATCGTTCCCGCCCCCAATAACGCGATGATTTCCGAGACGGTCTCCGCCGGAAAAGGGGCGCGCCCGGCCAGCAATTCAAAGAGAACCGAACCCAGGCTGTACAAGTCCGACCGGCCATCGACCGGACGGGACAGGAGACCGGCCTGTTCCGGCGAGGCGTAGCGCCAGGTGCCGGTGAACCCCGCCCTTTCTTTATCCGATTCGATGGAGGCGACGAAGCCCAAATCGATAAGCCGGGTTCGGCCGTTGTGGTCCAAAATAATGTTCGAAGGTTTTATGTCGCGGTGGACCAAGCCCCGGTTGTGCAGGGCGTTGAGCGCCCCCGCCACGTCGATCCCGATGCGCGCGACGGTGGGCACGGGAAGGGGACCGCCGGAAAGGAGGTCGGCCAGGGAATGCCCTTGGACAAGCTCCATCGCGATGTACACCCGCCCCTCCGTTTCGCCCACGTCCCGCACTTGGGCGAGACCGGCGTGGCGGACCCGGGCGAGCGCCAACGCCTCGCGACGGAGGCGAACGGATTCCTCCGGGTCGCGGTGCCGCTGGATTTTGATCGCAAGGTTCTCGTCCCCGTGCCGGCCGTGATAAACCACGCTGCCGGAGCCGCGGCCGATCTCCCCGAGAATGTCCACCCCCGGGATTGTGAAGTCCTGTCCCGGGCTCATCGCCGGCGTGTGTCCTCATGCATTCGATTCAAGCGGAAATTTCTCCCCTCATCCCGCCCCCTGTTCCACCGGGGGAGCGCCCGCCCCGCGGCCAATCACTCACGTTCCCCGCGGAGGGTCGGTGTGGTTGCTTGGGGAATCAGTTCCTGGCCGACCATCTTGATTTTTCCGAAGTTGAGGAGGTGTTTCTCAATCTCGTGGAAGTTCACCAGGTGCGCCGCGCGTGCCCCGACGGGCTCGTTGATGACGGGACCGATTTCATGCATAACCACGCCGTGTTTGGCGTAAACGGCCACCGCGTCGGGGTCGCCCATAAAACACCAGGCGCTCAAGCGGAGGCGTTTGCTGATGCGGTACAAAAGCCGGAACAGTCCCAGGAGGAGGATCGCCCCTTTTCGACGGTCGCCCGGCGCCAGAGGCCGTTCCTTGGTCGTCGCGGAAAAGGGGGGAATCTGGATTGACATAAGCGCCGACCAGATGTCGGCCGAGGCCCGGGCGTAGGGGTCGGCCAACGCCAAACGGGACAACTCGGCAATTTTTCGGGAGGCGGCCAGCTTTTTTTGTTGCTCTGGGCTCGCGGCCTCCAGGGTTTGGAACCCGATCTGGGAATTGAGCACCAGACGGAGGGTGCCCACGGCGTTGTTCTCCTTGTCCAGGGCCAAGCCGTGGATCGCCCAAGCGTCTTGGGGGTCGACGTGCCGCTCCCCCGGGAAGAGGGTCGGGTCGGCGACCTTGATGTCCTGAACGTAGGATTTGTATCGGAGACGATACACCTTGTCCAACAGTTCGCCTGATGTGGCGGCTGTGAATTGGAATCCGCCCAACCGAAAATCAAGACCTTTGACAAGGTCCCTCTCCTGCACCGCCGGGGGGGGGGCGGTCGGCTGTTTCATCAAGGCCGCCATGATTTTCTGACGGAATTGACCGACAGGTTCCTTGGCCTTGGCCATGATCAAGGCGTAGGGGGCGCGCCGTCCGTGGTAATCGGTTTCGGGCCCGATGGGAAGCCAAGGCAAGCCGAACCGCTTGAGGAGAAGCCACAGGGACCTTTCGCTCGCCATGATCAGGTGATCGATGCCGTTGGCGGCCGCTGTTTCGTATATCACGCTGATGAGCCCCAGGACGACGACCAAGCGCCGTGGCACCGCGTCGTTGTTGGCCGTGAAGAAGGGCGGCGGGGTTGTTTTTCGGGAACGGATCAAATGGCGAAAGAAATAATCCATTTCCCGTCGGAATTCGAGCGCCGCGCCCCGGAATTCCTTGTCCATGGCGAGACGGCTGACCTCGGCGACCCGCGCCGGGGCCTCGTAGGCGGCGCGCTTGTCGGCGTCCGCAAACCCCAGGGCCGGAAAGCCCAGGGGCGAACGACGAATCAAACGGGCCGTGCCGACCACTCGACCTTTGCGGTCCAAGGCGACCAACGGGATCGCGTGGGAATCGAGGGCGTCTTTTTCGAGTCCGTCGGGGTGGTCGGCCGCTTTTTCAAAGCCGTATTCCTCAACGTAGACCTGGTAGCGCAGGCGGTGGAGGGCCTCACGCAACGCGTCGGTGTCGGCGATTTGAAAGGTGTATTCCCCGAGTTGTATCATGTCGTTGTCGGCGGGTCCCGTGGGGACCCGTCTAAAGGTACCCCCGGCTTCCCCGCCTGTCAAGGCGGGCGCGACACGAAAGGACTTCCATGTTGACCGCCGTGTGGGGCCGGGCGTTCCGCGCCCTGCGCCATCGCAATTACCGTTTGTTTTTCGCCGGGCAAATCGTCTCCCTGGTCGGCACGTGGATGACGAGCACGGCCACGGTGTGGCTCGTCTACCGCCTGACGGGGTCGCCGCTTCTGTTGGGGGTCGTCGGCTTCGCCGGCCAAATTCCGGCGGCGGTGTTGACCCCCGTGGCCGGGGTCTACATCGACTCCTGGAACAAGCACCGCGTGCTGATCGCGACCCAGGTGGCTTCCATGCTGCAATCCTTCGCCTTGGCCGCGATGGTGTTTTCGGGCCTGGCCTCGATCCCGGTTTTGGTCGCGCTGAGCGTTTTGCAAGGCGTCATCAACGCCTTTGAGATGCCCTGCCGCCAATCCATCGTCATTTCCTTGATCGAAGACAAGAACGACCTGGGCAACGCCATCGCCCTCAATTCGTCGATGTTCAACGCCGCCCGGTTGGCGGGGCCGGCCCTGGGCGGCGCGGTCATTGCCGCGGTGGGGGAAGGGTGGTGCTATTTGATCGACGGGGTCAGTTTTTTTGCGGTCTTGGTCTCCCTCTTGTTGATGCGCGTGGCCCCCCTCGTCGCGGCGGTGCCGACGGAGGGTCCCTGGGCGCGGTTCCGGGAAGGGTGGCGTTACACGTTCCATTCGCCCCCCTTGCGGTCGCTCCTGTTGTTGTTGGCGGTCAGCAGTCTGGTGGGCGCGCCTTACACGGTGCTGATGCCCGTGTTCGCTAAATCGATCCTGGGCGGCGGACCGCAAACACTCGGACTCCTTATGGGGGCTGGGGGGGCGGGGGCCCTGGTGGCGGCCTTGACGCTCGCGGCGCGAACCTCCGTGCGGGGCCTCACGGGTTGGGTGCCCCGGGCCGGGGCGGTCTTCGGGGTGGGTTTGATTCTGTTTTCCTTCTCCCGCTCGGTTCCCCTCTCGGTCCTCTTGATATTTTTGGCAGCCGCCGGGTTCATGATCCAAGTGGCGGGCAGCAACACGGTCCTTCAAACCATCGTGGACGACGACAAACGGGGACGCGTGTTGAGCCTGTTCGTCCTTTCGTTTTTGGGCACCGCGCCCTTTGGCAGCTTGTTCGCCGGAGCCGTGGCCGAGCGTTGGGGCGCGCCTTTTGCCTTGCAGATTGGTGGGGTCTGCTGCCTGGTGGGGGCCCTGTGGTTTTTCCGCCAGTTGCCGTCCATTCGAGCCGCCATACGACCCATTTACGAACGATTGAATTTTTAGCGGGGGAAAGTGTGAGTTTTGACGGGAGGCAATCCATTACAACTCGTTTACAATTAATTAATGCAAATTTAACCCGAAGCCCTTAGAATACCTCCCTTGGCGTGACATTTATCGTTCGTTCCTTTCCCCGGAGGTTTAAGTGAAAAAAATTCCGAGTCTGTTGGGTGCGATGTTCGTGGGAGCGTTGTCCTGGGCGGCCGCGGATTTGGAAATGGTTTCCTTCGCCGCCGTGCCGGGCTACGGCGCGGCCAAGCCGGGGGAATCGATTCCCGTTAATGCCCAAATTCGGAACAACGGCGACGTTTCGGTCCCGAGCACCGTGATCCTTTTCAATTATTCCAACGGCACCTCGACCTCCACGGCGGTGGGGCCCGTCGCTCCCGGCCAAACGCGTGTCATCTCCCTCTTGCCCTTGCCCGGCGTCGCGGCCGAAGGAGACCACACGATCGCGGCGACCGTGGACGGGATCAACGCCATCGCCGAGGGGAACGAATCCAACAACACCCTCTCCGCCCCCTTCACCGTGGACGGGACCCCTCCCGCGTTGGCCTTCACGTCGCCCCTTAATAATCATGTGTCCACCGGTGCGGTCGCCTTTGACATCGCCGCCAACGACAACACGGGGATCGTCCGCGTGGATTTGCAAATCAACGGCGGTCCTTCGATGACTTTCACAACGCCGCCGTTTCAATACGTTTGGAACACCGCGGGCGTCACCGCGGGGAACCATTCGGCCGTCGCCATGGCTTTCGATAAGGCCTGGAACATCACCACATCGGTTGTGAATGTGTATGTCCCGCCGGCGGGATCCGCCCCCGATTTGGTGATTTCCACCGTCTCCCTCAGCCCCGCGGCGGTGTTGGCGGGTCAATCGGTCCCCTTGGCGATTCAGTTCACCGTGACCAACCAAGGCAATCTGCCGATTTCGGCCCCTTTCCACGTCCGTTCGGCGAACACCGTCGCCGGCCAGGTGCGAATCAGCAGCGTGTCCGTCCCCGCGCCGTTGGCCGCCGGGGCGTCGTACACCGGGATGTTGTATT of the Elusimicrobiota bacterium genome contains:
- a CDS encoding diguanylate cyclase, whose translation is MSPGQDFTIPGVDILGEIGRGSGSVVYHGRHGDENLAIKIQRHRDPEESVRLRREALALARVRHAGLAQVRDVGETEGRVYIAMELVQGHSLADLLSGGPLPVPTVARIGIDVAGALNALHNRGLVHRDIKPSNIILDHNGRTRLIDLGFVASIESDKERAGFTGTWRYASPEQAGLLSRPVDGRSDLYSLGSVLFELLAGRAPFPAETVSEIIALLGAGTIPDIRSLRADVGPVFPHILKGLLAKDPDDRYQTSDAVAADLEVVLHPDAPGLFLPSTHRDKNPTVISFPLIGREQEHELLQRLWGEVAEGQGRVLLVRGPAGSGKSRLVREWFLRPPDVNELLLYGKCAPSDTTPLGPLRQAVEDWLVRNERLGGEWRQRADERVREAAGDTGAVLRTFSPRLARILQDRGQARPPVSDQFFDIVSEFFLRLARGVGRAALVIEDVHCLDDASAKVLERLLPHLRRAPLLVVATRREGEPGAAGQVFVNSAPDEIRLAPFNQEAIEQLTRSFLGGEGTDPGVVAFVTERCEGNPFVLNEILQSMMDTGALRLDWGRWVMDTVRRGLPRLPSNILDLVLSRITDLGPGTSAILSAAAVVGNRFPVRWLPALCGVDPSQVNAALEEARRVHLVEPETYGDWTFAHDRVREALLSGLASHAKKRLHRKIADILERSPREGTDLYALAEHLYWGDGEYPRTEASNRAAAEAAIREYAFERALVFFERAKEAMRAAGKKPEPAFDRAHAEALAATGRTEEADICFKAALVGGAEGTEAARVRYGLAKIALGRLDTRASRLEIERGFKALGTTPPRPGPLGVLISLLRGAWGLLRELAATSIAPPQQYTRWRLMVKLHEHLVFTSYFNIDPLTMLQSIWENWPMIRRLGLCSERVAHYSMVTGTTGSLGLSRLCRFAGRRAIETAEILHDPISGARGRLFAAIGLHFLGETLIAEKKMRQLLADKGALLENMDFLTGTADLSWNLLMRGYAAEAWEIIQKGIERSDRAGEAHPLTFGHTYRCYAGPALAMIGRPAEGVAHLNTFEKRINPSAQDRWRRGQLLSHRLLFFLEQNELGAEFERTWSSFRALNLNPRRTPLQLKQCYVALAYARARQRERAPESDRQAARDALRMTLAELKRAGAHPTLRAHRWVIEAKARRMDGRPGAAHRALDRARALALATDNPWVHFEILGETARALARRGQQEAAQREALAGHKYAQDHGWIRRARALAGEFQLMDALPGAAHKMLASSDTPQTVLLRRHFDALLDVTTASMSRIDPDDQARGVLDEIVRILGAERAFLFLSADDGKNLTFTAGRDQNRRDLPDAGLISRTALDHALTHRAPLVINTGDGTAVSAAESVVAHGLRSLIVAPILYHARLIGVIYADSRVASGLFAQEDLGILNALANHIAVAMETSRALRLEIQLRSEHAQAQLGETVRRVSADLNSTLELPDVLSRLLGHVARFVAYDRGVVFLVEGQRARPVASRGFGADELPVEPVALASYRFLEKIVRGGEPLLSSKDAGLRDAHYLGLAAVGSWLAIPLRAREEVTGFLAIDRFSGDPFNERDADMVATFTGAAAVAAQNARLFGETQRMATIDGLTGLFNRNHFFQLAEQEIRRGRRHKRGITVLMADIDHFKKINDRHGHQAGDRVLAEVAQCLRKSVRDVDIGGRYGGEEFVVLLPETLPPQALLVAERVRHAVSDLKITSESERILVTISLGLAGDQSPESLSALIKTADAALYRAKESGRNRVVV
- a CDS encoding MFS transporter produces the protein MLTAVWGRAFRALRHRNYRLFFAGQIVSLVGTWMTSTATVWLVYRLTGSPLLLGVVGFAGQIPAAVLTPVAGVYIDSWNKHRVLIATQVASMLQSFALAAMVFSGLASIPVLVALSVLQGVINAFEMPCRQSIVISLIEDKNDLGNAIALNSSMFNAARLAGPALGGAVIAAVGEGWCYLIDGVSFFAVLVSLLLMRVAPLVAAVPTEGPWARFREGWRYTFHSPPLRSLLLLLAVSSLVGAPYTVLMPVFAKSILGGGPQTLGLLMGAGGAGALVAALTLAARTSVRGLTGWVPRAGAVFGVGLILFSFSRSVPLSVLLIFLAAAGFMIQVAGSNTVLQTIVDDDKRGRVLSLFVLSFLGTAPFGSLFAGAVAERWGAPFALQIGGVCCLVGALWFFRQLPSIRAAIRPIYERLNF
- a CDS encoding PEP-CTERM/exosortase system-associated acyltransferase, whose protein sequence is MIQLGEYTFQIADTDALREALHRLRYQVYVEEYGFEKAADHPDGLEKDALDSHAIPLVALDRKGRVVGTARLIRRSPLGFPALGFADADKRAAYEAPARVAEVSRLAMDKEFRGAALEFRREMDYFFRHLIRSRKTTPPPFFTANNDAVPRRLVVVLGLISVIYETAAANGIDHLIMASERSLWLLLKRFGLPWLPIGPETDYHGRRAPYALIMAKAKEPVGQFRQKIMAALMKQPTAPPPAVQERDLVKGLDFRLGGFQFTAATSGELLDKVYRLRYKSYVQDIKVADPTLFPGERHVDPQDAWAIHGLALDKENNAVGTLRLVLNSQIGFQTLEAASPEQQKKLAASRKIAELSRLALADPYARASADIWSALMSIQIPPFSATTKERPLAPGDRRKGAILLLGLFRLLYRISKRLRLSAWCFMGDPDAVAVYAKHGVVMHEIGPVINEPVGARAAHLVNFHEIEKHLLNFGKIKMVGQELIPQATTPTLRGERE